The following coding sequences are from one Abditibacteriaceae bacterium window:
- a CDS encoding ATP-binding protein: protein MTPDIPTDTISADAAADTARGVRLQIPSSPEWVRVVRLAVLGVASRMKFSYDDVEDIKLAVSEACNNAILHARAHDKNHGGAQEVEIEITPFRDRLEICVSDGGHVPSPGIVAARTEPFSSVAESSHDLRESGLGLFLMQSLMDEVEHRTGDEQNTEVRLTKFVPRI, encoded by the coding sequence ATGACGCCTGATATTCCCACCGACACAATTTCAGCCGATGCCGCCGCAGACACCGCACGCGGCGTTCGCTTGCAGATTCCTTCCAGCCCCGAATGGGTACGCGTGGTGCGCCTCGCGGTTCTCGGCGTTGCCAGCCGCATGAAGTTTTCCTACGACGACGTGGAAGACATCAAGCTGGCAGTTTCCGAAGCGTGCAACAACGCAATTCTCCACGCGCGCGCCCACGATAAAAATCATGGCGGCGCGCAGGAAGTCGAAATTGAAATCACGCCCTTCCGCGACCGTCTGGAAATCTGCGTTTCCGATGGCGGACATGTGCCATCGCCAGGAATCGTCGCCGCGCGCACCGAGCCGTTCTCTTCGGTCGCCGAAAGTTCGCACGATTTGCGCGAAAGCGGTCTGGGCTTGTTTCTCATGCAGTCGCTGATGGATGAAGTGGAGCACCGCACCGGCGACGAGCAAAATACCGAAGTGCGTCTGACTAAGTTTGTTCCGCGTATCTGA
- a CDS encoding STAS domain-containing protein gives MELRLRTYESEKATVVEVDGEVELHSAPQLREELHRVCADNGETGRCIIVDLSRVSFIDSTGLGVLIGGLKRARENGSLSLVCPNVRVRRVFEITGLTSVFPMFDSVGDATDDCARQSTVEVGPSEGSDRHDA, from the coding sequence ATGGAATTGCGATTGCGAACATACGAAAGCGAGAAAGCAACAGTGGTCGAAGTGGACGGCGAAGTCGAATTGCATTCAGCACCACAATTGCGGGAAGAATTGCATCGCGTCTGTGCCGATAATGGCGAAACGGGACGTTGTATCATTGTCGATTTGTCACGCGTTTCGTTTATTGATTCCACCGGGCTTGGTGTTCTCATTGGCGGACTCAAGCGAGCGCGCGAAAACGGTTCGCTTTCGCTTGTTTGTCCTAATGTTCGCGTGCGCCGCGTCTTTGAAATCACCGGCTTAACGTCAGTGTTTCCGATGTTCGATTCCGTTGGAGATGCAACCGACGACTGCGCCCGTCAGAGTACGGTCGAAGTTGGCCCTTCTGAGGGAAGTGATCGCCATGACGCCTGA
- a CDS encoding replication-associated recombination protein A yields MSLFDDESVGLPDSALTARNLPLAARMRPRNFDEYAGQRHLVADGAPLRRAIESDRAPSCLFFGPAGTGKTTLARLVAQLTKAHFEEFSAITSGVADVRRVIAEAKKRRTMGNAAARTILFVDEIHRFNRAQQDGFLPHVEDGTISLIGATTENPLASVNTPLLSRCRLFRFEPLEDADIIALCERALLDPRGLAERGLTAEPEALAHIARVAAGDARASLGALEMAADLVSPDSTVLTKQLVIEAIGDRVRGYDITGDDHYQVISAFIKSLRGGDPDAALLWMVRMLDGGEDPMFIARRLVIQASEDIGNADPRALPLCIAALNAVEKIGLPECAIPLAQATVFLATAPKSNASYVALHRARAALAKGVPAVPQHLRGSSLRGAKERLGDGEGYLYPHDFGGYVAQDYLPPDYKTEAFYEPTENGYEAQITKRLATWRGETTGE; encoded by the coding sequence ATGTCTCTCTTCGACGACGAAAGCGTGGGCCTTCCCGACTCGGCTTTAACCGCTCGCAACCTGCCCCTCGCAGCACGGATGCGCCCGCGCAATTTCGATGAATACGCCGGTCAGCGCCATCTCGTCGCTGATGGCGCCCCATTGCGCCGCGCCATCGAATCCGACCGCGCGCCATCGTGCCTCTTCTTTGGCCCCGCCGGAACCGGCAAAACCACACTTGCGCGTTTAGTTGCACAACTGACCAAAGCGCACTTTGAAGAATTCTCCGCCATTACGTCCGGCGTCGCCGATGTGCGCCGCGTCATTGCCGAAGCCAAAAAACGCCGCACGATGGGCAACGCCGCTGCGCGCACGATTCTGTTCGTTGATGAAATTCATCGCTTCAACCGCGCGCAGCAAGACGGCTTTTTGCCACACGTCGAAGACGGCACGATTTCGCTTATCGGCGCGACGACCGAAAACCCACTGGCATCGGTAAATACACCATTACTTTCGCGTTGTCGTTTGTTTCGCTTCGAGCCGCTGGAAGATGCCGACATTATCGCGCTGTGCGAGCGTGCCCTGCTCGACCCACGCGGTTTGGCCGAGCGCGGCTTAACCGCCGAACCCGAAGCGCTCGCGCATATCGCACGCGTAGCTGCCGGTGATGCACGCGCTTCGCTCGGTGCTTTGGAAATGGCTGCGGACTTGGTATCACCAGATTCGACCGTACTTACCAAGCAATTGGTTATTGAAGCGATTGGCGATCGCGTGCGCGGCTATGACATTACTGGCGACGACCATTATCAGGTGATTTCGGCGTTTATCAAATCGCTGCGCGGCGGCGACCCCGACGCGGCGCTGCTGTGGATGGTGCGAATGCTCGATGGCGGCGAAGACCCGATGTTTATCGCGCGCCGATTGGTAATTCAAGCAAGCGAAGACATCGGCAACGCCGACCCGCGCGCGTTGCCGCTTTGCATCGCAGCTTTAAACGCCGTCGAGAAAATCGGTTTGCCCGAATGCGCGATTCCCCTGGCTCAAGCGACGGTATTTCTGGCAACCGCGCCCAAGAGCAATGCATCTTATGTGGCACTTCATCGCGCGCGCGCGGCTTTGGCGAAAGGAGTTCCGGCTGTGCCGCAGCATTTGCGCGGTTCATCGTTGCGTGGCGCAAAGGAAAGGCTGGGCGACGGCGAAGGTTATTTGTATCCGCACGATTTCGGGGGCTACGTTGCTCAGGATTATCTGCCGCCCGACTACAAAACCGAAGCTTTCTACGAGCCGACCGAAAATGGTTACGAGGCACAAATTACGAAGCGTCTGGCCACATGGCGTGGGGAAACGACAGGAGAATAG